Within Arcobacter sp. LA11, the genomic segment AGAAGCGAAAGATAAAGGTGAAGAGTATAAATCAACTTTCGTAAATAAACCTGTTGAAGAAGCTGAAATAATTATTGGTAAACAAAGAAATGGTCCTATTGGTACTGTAAAACTTGATTTCCAAAAACAACTTACTAGATTTATTGATAAAGAAAATTCTAATGAAGCACCTATTGAAGTTGTGTTTGAATCAGTTGTAGATACTAATAAAGAGACTCAAATAGACGTTCCAGATATTTTGTAGTAATTATAATATAATACATTTTATTATTATAAATTAAGTAAGCTATAGTTATAATCTTTTAAATTATTTTAAAAGGTTAAAATATGAAGAAAGCTTTTTCTTTGTTGGAACTTATTTTTGCAATTGTGATTATAGGGATTATTGCATCTTTTGCAATTCCAAAATATATGAATAGTAGAGATTCTGCTCTAGCATCTACTATAAAAAGAGATATAGTTACAACAACTACATCTATTCAAAGTTATTATTTAGTGAATAGAAAACTAGATAAAATATCAGATGCTATTACTTTAAATACTGCTAATTGGGTATTAACAGATAAAAAAATATCTTTTCTTGATAATGGTACAAATTGTATAGACTTAGAAGTAAAAGAGAGTAGTGTTTTGATTAAAATAATAAAAGATGCTGGAAATGTATGTAAAGCTTTAGATGAATTAGGTGTTAGAAATTTAGATATTGATTTAATATAGTTTTGATAGAATACATCTATATTTATACAAGGTAGATGTGTATGCAAAAAGCAATTTTCTTAGATAGAGATGGTGTTATTAATATTGAGAAGAACTATTTATATAAAATTGAAGATTTTGAATTTGTAGAAGGTGTATTTGAAACTTTACAATATCTTCAATCTTTAGAGTATAAACTATTTATTATTACGAATCAATCTGGAATAGGAAGAGGATATTACTCTTTAGATGATTTTGATTTATTAACTAACTGGATGAAAAAAGAATTAGAAAAATATGATATAAAAATTTCTCAAGTTGAATTATGCCCTCATGGACCAAACGATGGTTGTAATTGTAGAAAACCAAAAATAGGAATGATAAAAAATATTTTAAAAAACCATGATATTAATTTAGATAAATCTTGGTTAATAGGTGATAAATCTTCTGATATTAAATGTGCAAATAATGCAAAAATCACAAATACTATTCAAGTAAAATCTGGTCACAATTTTAATGAGAAAGAATCAATTGCAGATTATATTTGCCCAAGTATAAAAGAGGTTAAAGACATTATTTTAGATTAATACAACTTTATAAAACTATTATAGAGAATCATAATACTCTTTTAGATAAAATAAATACCTTTTAACAAATAATATTAAATTAGGAAAAAAAATGAGTTTGAGCCAAGAAGATAAAAAATTAATATTTGATTCAATAAGAGATATAAAGGACTTTCCAAAAGAAGGAATAGTATTTAAAGATATTACAACTTTACTAAATAACAAAGAAGCATATCAAGCTTTAATGAATCATTTAGAAGATAGATATAAATCTTATAATTTAGATTATGTTGCAGGTATTGACTCAAGAGGTTTTATTTTTGGTGCAGCACTTGCTGATAGGCTTAATATTGGTTTTGTCCCTGTGAGAAAAAAAGGAAAACTTCCAAGTACTACTGTATGTGAAAAATATGAATTAGAATATGGTTTTGATGAAGTAGAAATTCATTTAGATGCTTTTCCTAAAGATAATGCAAAGGTTTTGCTAATAGATGATTTAATAGCAACTGGTGGAACAGCAAATGCAGCGGCTAAATTAGTAAAGAATGTAAAGGCAGATTTAGTTGAAGTCTGTTTTTTATTAAATCTTACATTTTTAAAAGGTGATGAAAAGATCAAAGAACATGCACCAGTATATTCAGTGCTAGATATTTAGAAAAGAAGAGAATAATGAAAGAAGAATTTTATATACCAAAACCATCACCATTTGATCCAGATTCAAATGGGCACTTTGGAGAGTTTGGAGGAAGATTTGTTCCTGAAACTTTGATGCCAATTTTAAAAGAATTAGAACATGAGTATGAAAAATATAGATTTGATAAAGAGTTCTGGACTGAAGTTAATGATTTACTAAAAGATTATGTAGGAAGAGAAAATCCTTTATATTTAGCCAAAAATATAAGTGAAGAAATTGGTGCAAAAGTTTATTTAAAAAGAGAAGATTTAAATCATACTGGTGCACATAAAGTAAATAATGTAATTGCACAAGGTTTACTTGCTAAAAAACTTGGAAAAACAAAAGTAATAGCAGAAACAGGAGCAGGGCAGCACGGAGTTGCAACAGCAACTATTGCTGCACTTATGGGCTTAGAATGTACGGTATTTATGGGTGCAAAAGATGTAGAAAGACAAGAGTTAAATGTATTTAGAATGAAACTTCTAGGAGCAAAAGTTGTAGCTGTTGAAAGTGGAAGTAAAACACTTAAAGATGCTATGAATGATGCAATTAGATATTGGGTTACAAATGCAAGAGATACTTTTTATATCATAGGTACTGTTGCTGGTCCTCATCCTTATCCTGTAATGGTTAGAGATTTTCAAGCAATTATTGGTTATGAAGCTAGAAAGCAGATTTTAGAAAAAGAAAACAAACTTCCTGATTATGTAGTTGCATGTATTGGTGGCGGTTCAAATGCAATTGGTATTTTTTCTCATTTTTTAGAAGATAAAGAGACTACATGTATAGGAATTGAAGCTGGTGGACTTGGTCTTGATACTGATAAACATGGATGTTCTTTAGAAAAAGGAACTCCTGGTGTTTTACATGGACAGTGTTCATATCTTCTTCAAGATGAAGATGGACAAGTTTTAGAAGCACATTCAATTAGTGCAGGTCTTGATTATCCAGGAATTGGACCTGAACACTCTTTTCATAAAGATAACAGTAGTGTGGAATATGATTCAATAACGGATGAAGAAGCTTTAGATGCTTTTGTATGGTTATCTCAAAAAGAGGGAATTATTCCAGCTTTTGAAAGTTCACATGCAATTGCATATTTAAAGAAAGCAAAAGAAAGATTTAAAGATAAAATTATAGTAATTAATCTTTCAGGACGTGGAGATAAAGATATGGTACAGGCAAAAGATATTTTGCACTTTGATTAGGATTTTTAATGAAAACAAAATTACAAAATAACTCAGGAAAAATACTATTCGTAGTTGTTGCTCTGTTTGTTATCTTTTTAGGTTATAACCTTTATATTGCGCCAGTTGAAGGTTTTGAAAATAAGTTTGTATATCTTTTAAAAACATATGGATATATAATTTTATTTGCATGGAGTATACTTGAGGGTGAAGCTGGTCTTGTTATGGCTGGTTTATTATCTCATACTGGTGATATGAATATGTATATAGCTATATTTATTGCAGGTCTTGGTGGTTTTACAGGAGATCAAATATATTTTTATATTGGAAGATTTAATAAATCATATGTACATAAAAACTTTAAAGGTCAAAGAAGAAAATTTGCCTTAGCTCATTTATTACTTGTAAAATATGGTTGGCCAATTATTTTTGTACAAAGATATATGTATGGTATGAGAACTATTATTCCAATTTCAATTGGACTTACAAGATACAATGCAAAAATGTTTGCCTTTATTAATTTAATTTCAGCATGGTGTTGGGCAGCAATTACTATTGTCCCTGCTTGGTATTTTGGTGAAGAGATTTTAGTTGTATTAAAATGGGTTAAAGAACATTGGTATTATGCAGCACCATTAGCTGTATTCTTTGGTGGTAGTATTGTTTACTATTTCCATGCAGTAACAAAGAAAAAGGAGAAAAATTTTGAAAATTAATTTAATTGAAAAAAATATAAAAAAAACAAAATCAGATATTGAAATTATTATTGTAAGTTCTATAGAAAAAGTAGAAGATAAAAATATTTTAGAGACTTTAGGTTTTGAGCCTAAAGATGAAGCGGTAATATTATTACCAGAAGCAAGAAAAATATACGTAGGTTGTGAAAATAGTGATTACGATAGTATTGCTATTGCTGCATCTGCTGGAATTAAAAAATTTAATTCAACAAAATTCAAAAATGCTAAGATTTCATTAGAAAAATTATCTTTAAAAGCTTTAGTAGAAGGTGCTTCATTAGGTTCATATACTTTTAATAAATATAAATCAAAAAAAGAGAAGTCTAAAAAACAAGAATTAAATATTTGTGTAGATAAAATCACTTCTAAATTACAAAAAACTTTAAATGAATCAATAGTTATCTCAAATGCAGTTAATAGAACTAGAGATATGGTTAATACTACGCCAGAAGATTTTTATCCAGGTGTTATGGCAAATGTTGCAAAAGATATTGCAGACGAGTCAAATCTTCATTGTAAAATTAGAGGTGAAGAGTATTTAGAAAAAAATGATATGAACGCAATGCTTAGTGTAGGACGAGCTTCTGTTCATGAATCAAAACTTATTCATTTATCATATAAACCAAAAAATGCTAAAAAGAAAGTAGTATTAATAGGAAAAGGCTTAACTTATGATTCTGGTGGTTTATCTTTAAAACCCGCAGATTTTATGGTTACTATGAAATTAGATAAAAGTGGTGGATGTGCTGTTCTAGGAATTATGAGTGCTATTGCAAAATTAAATCTTCCTGTAGAAGTTCATGGTATAGTTGGTGCAGTAGAGAATATGATTGGTGGAGATGCATATAAACCTGATGATGTATTAACTGCTAAAAATGGGAAAACTATTGAAGTAAGAAATACAGATGCTGAAGGTAGATTAGTTCTTGCAGATTGTTTATGTTATGCACAAGAAGAGATTAAAAATATAGATTATATTTTTGATTATGCAACACTAACAGGTGCTTGTGTTGTTGGAGTAGGGCAATATACAACTGGTGTTATGGGTAATAATACAAACTTAAAAAGAGAAGTAGTTGCAAATGCTTTAGATGCTGGTGAATATGCTACTTCTTTACCTTTCAATAGATTTTTAAGAAAAACTATTAAGTCTGAAGTTGCTGATATTTGTAATGTAGCAAGTACAAGATATGGTGGGGCAATTACAGCAGGTTTATTTTTAGAAAACTTTATAAGTGAAGAAAATAAAGAGAAATGGGTTCACTTTGATATAGCTGGACCTGCATATGTTGAAAAAGCTTGGGGATATAATCCTTATGGTGGAAGTGGTGCAGGAGTTAGAATGACTCTTGAGTTCTTAAAAAATATACAAAAATAAGTTTAAATATTAAAAAATTAAAAAAGGCCAAGAATATGATTAAAATTGAAAAAAAACCAAAGATTTTAGTAATTGGTGATCTTATGATAGATTCTTATTTAATGGGAAAGTGTGAAAGAATTTCTTTAGAAGCTCCAGTTCAAATTGTGGATGTAGAAGAAGAAAAAACTTTACTTGGAGGAGCTGGAAACGTAATTCGAAATCTTACTTCTTTGGGTGCAAAAGTAAGTGTAATGTCTGTTGTTGGAAATGATGATACAGCTGTATCTTTAAAACATATGTTAGATGAGTTAGAAACTAAATCTTTTTTAATGGAACAGAAGGGGAGAAAAACTTCAAAGAAAACTAGAATTATGGCATCTCATTCTCAAGTTTTTAGATTTGATCATGAAAGTAAAAATAATATATCTTTTGATAATGTAAAAAAACTATATGCTAAATTACAAGAAAAAATAAATGCATATGATATTATCTTACTTGCTGATTATGGTAAAGGTGTATTAACAGCAGACTTTACACAAAAAATAATTACTTATGCAAATAAAAATAATGTGAAAGTAATAGTAGATCCTTATGGAGATAATTATGACAAATATAAAGGTGCTTATTTATTAATTCCAAATAAAGATGAAGCACAAGCTGTTACAGGTATTACAATTGATAATAATGA encodes:
- a CDS encoding prepilin-type N-terminal cleavage/methylation domain-containing protein produces the protein MKKAFSLLELIFAIVIIGIIASFAIPKYMNSRDSALASTIKRDIVTTTTSIQSYYLVNRKLDKISDAITLNTANWVLTDKKISFLDNGTNCIDLEVKESSVLIKIIKDAGNVCKALDELGVRNLDIDLI
- the gmhB gene encoding D-glycero-beta-D-manno-heptose 1,7-bisphosphate 7-phosphatase, which gives rise to MQKAIFLDRDGVINIEKNYLYKIEDFEFVEGVFETLQYLQSLEYKLFIITNQSGIGRGYYSLDDFDLLTNWMKKELEKYDIKISQVELCPHGPNDGCNCRKPKIGMIKNILKNHDINLDKSWLIGDKSSDIKCANNAKITNTIQVKSGHNFNEKESIADYICPSIKEVKDIILD
- a CDS encoding adenine phosphoribosyltransferase, which encodes MSLSQEDKKLIFDSIRDIKDFPKEGIVFKDITTLLNNKEAYQALMNHLEDRYKSYNLDYVAGIDSRGFIFGAALADRLNIGFVPVRKKGKLPSTTVCEKYELEYGFDEVEIHLDAFPKDNAKVLLIDDLIATGGTANAAAKLVKNVKADLVEVCFLLNLTFLKGDEKIKEHAPVYSVLDI
- the trpB gene encoding tryptophan synthase subunit beta, whose protein sequence is MKEEFYIPKPSPFDPDSNGHFGEFGGRFVPETLMPILKELEHEYEKYRFDKEFWTEVNDLLKDYVGRENPLYLAKNISEEIGAKVYLKREDLNHTGAHKVNNVIAQGLLAKKLGKTKVIAETGAGQHGVATATIAALMGLECTVFMGAKDVERQELNVFRMKLLGAKVVAVESGSKTLKDAMNDAIRYWVTNARDTFYIIGTVAGPHPYPVMVRDFQAIIGYEARKQILEKENKLPDYVVACIGGGSNAIGIFSHFLEDKETTCIGIEAGGLGLDTDKHGCSLEKGTPGVLHGQCSYLLQDEDGQVLEAHSISAGLDYPGIGPEHSFHKDNSSVEYDSITDEEALDAFVWLSQKEGIIPAFESSHAIAYLKKAKERFKDKIIVINLSGRGDKDMVQAKDILHFD
- a CDS encoding DedA family protein, with protein sequence MKTKLQNNSGKILFVVVALFVIFLGYNLYIAPVEGFENKFVYLLKTYGYIILFAWSILEGEAGLVMAGLLSHTGDMNMYIAIFIAGLGGFTGDQIYFYIGRFNKSYVHKNFKGQRRKFALAHLLLVKYGWPIIFVQRYMYGMRTIIPISIGLTRYNAKMFAFINLISAWCWAAITIVPAWYFGEEILVVLKWVKEHWYYAAPLAVFFGGSIVYYFHAVTKKKEKNFEN
- a CDS encoding leucyl aminopeptidase, with protein sequence MKINLIEKNIKKTKSDIEIIIVSSIEKVEDKNILETLGFEPKDEAVILLPEARKIYVGCENSDYDSIAIAASAGIKKFNSTKFKNAKISLEKLSLKALVEGASLGSYTFNKYKSKKEKSKKQELNICVDKITSKLQKTLNESIVISNAVNRTRDMVNTTPEDFYPGVMANVAKDIADESNLHCKIRGEEYLEKNDMNAMLSVGRASVHESKLIHLSYKPKNAKKKVVLIGKGLTYDSGGLSLKPADFMVTMKLDKSGGCAVLGIMSAIAKLNLPVEVHGIVGAVENMIGGDAYKPDDVLTAKNGKTIEVRNTDAEGRLVLADCLCYAQEEIKNIDYIFDYATLTGACVVGVGQYTTGVMGNNTNLKREVVANALDAGEYATSLPFNRFLRKTIKSEVADICNVASTRYGGAITAGLFLENFISEENKEKWVHFDIAGPAYVEKAWGYNPYGGSGAGVRMTLEFLKNIQK
- the rfaE1 gene encoding D-glycero-beta-D-manno-heptose-7-phosphate kinase; the protein is MIKIEKKPKILVIGDLMIDSYLMGKCERISLEAPVQIVDVEEEKTLLGGAGNVIRNLTSLGAKVSVMSVVGNDDTAVSLKHMLDELETKSFLMEQKGRKTSKKTRIMASHSQVFRFDHESKNNISFDNVKKLYAKLQEKINAYDIILLADYGKGVLTADFTQKIITYANKNNVKVIVDPYGDNYDKYKGAYLLIPNKDEAQAVTGITIDNNDRLLEALKELKNKFEMQTALITLSEEGVAVLKNDKLSIMPTVPLEVFDVTGSSDTVLASIGFALALDNDIHTSVEFANLATGVVLRKFGSATVSLDEIQSDQVYLDRKLIEKNLSCKLN